The Planococcus liqunii genome includes a region encoding these proteins:
- a CDS encoding TM2 domain-containing protein, with protein sequence MKNKLAAGLLGIFLGDFGAHKFYLGKPKTGLLYLAFCWTAIPAILGFIEGVSYILSSEENFQAKHGRRY encoded by the coding sequence ATGAAAAACAAATTAGCAGCCGGCCTTCTCGGTATTTTCCTCGGTGATTTTGGAGCCCATAAATTCTATCTTGGCAAACCGAAAACCGGTCTTTTGTATTTAGCCTTCTGTTGGACAGCTATCCCTGCGATTCTTGGATTCATCGAAGGTGTTTCTTATATATTGTCGTCAGAAGAAAATTTTCAGGCGAAGCACGGCAGAAGATATTAA
- a CDS encoding Rrf2 family transcriptional regulator has protein sequence MKYSKATNYALHTMLHLAVATPDKPMGVQQLAQQQKLSPTYLSKILTKLVKEGMVQSASGANGGYLLKANWENISFLDIIHAIEGKASLFDCDVDHGPNCLIQQVMVSAEEKMEEELRNIKIADLAKEIAAAK, from the coding sequence ATGAAATATTCTAAAGCAACAAATTACGCCCTTCATACCATGCTGCATCTGGCAGTAGCTACACCGGACAAACCGATGGGCGTGCAGCAATTGGCCCAGCAGCAGAAACTTTCTCCGACTTACTTGTCTAAAATCCTGACGAAATTGGTGAAAGAAGGCATGGTGCAATCCGCTTCAGGCGCCAATGGAGGCTATTTGCTGAAAGCAAACTGGGAAAACATTTCATTTCTTGATATCATCCACGCCATTGAAGGAAAAGCTTCGCTGTTTGACTGCGATGTTGATCACGGACCGAACTGCCTGATTCAGCAAGTAATGGTTTCGGCGGAAGAGAAAATGGAAGAAGAACTGAGAAACATAAAAATAGCCGATTTGGCAAAAGAAATAGCAGCGGCAAAATAA
- a CDS encoding NAD(P)/FAD-dependent oxidoreductase, whose protein sequence is MKTVNCAIIGGGAAGLSAALVLGRSRRKVAVFDNKTNRNRVTQESHGFLTRDGIKPEEFRTIAIDQLKPYSSVEHFSKTVSAIERLENGSFTISAAGEEFKAEKVILATGVQEAFPDIPGIRDYYGKSLYSCPYCDGWEMRDQPLVVIAEIEAHALHLGKLVYNWTENLVIASNGHDFTAETLQEFKRKNIHVKSGKIAALEGKDGYLKKLVFEGGEELERTGGFVVPSYYRPNPFAEQLGCELDSNGALVMDPFGRTSVPGVYAAGENVTGGPSSLIIAAAEGSKAATAANMELVLERY, encoded by the coding sequence ATGAAAACAGTGAATTGTGCCATTATAGGCGGAGGGGCAGCGGGACTGAGTGCAGCCTTAGTGCTCGGAAGATCGCGAAGAAAAGTAGCGGTTTTTGACAATAAAACCAACCGGAATCGGGTTACGCAGGAATCCCATGGTTTTCTGACTCGGGATGGCATCAAGCCTGAAGAATTCCGAACCATTGCAATTGATCAGTTAAAGCCTTATTCCTCCGTCGAACATTTCTCCAAAACGGTATCGGCCATTGAACGGCTGGAAAATGGTTCTTTTACAATTTCAGCCGCCGGCGAAGAATTTAAAGCGGAAAAAGTAATCCTGGCTACAGGCGTCCAGGAAGCATTTCCGGATATTCCAGGCATCCGCGATTATTACGGCAAAAGCCTTTACAGCTGCCCGTACTGTGACGGTTGGGAAATGAGAGATCAGCCGCTCGTGGTCATTGCTGAAATAGAAGCGCATGCTTTGCATTTAGGAAAGCTCGTGTACAACTGGACAGAAAATCTTGTCATTGCAAGCAATGGGCACGATTTCACAGCCGAAACGCTGCAAGAGTTCAAGCGGAAAAACATTCACGTCAAAAGCGGTAAAATTGCTGCTCTGGAAGGAAAAGACGGCTATTTAAAGAAACTGGTGTTTGAGGGCGGAGAAGAACTGGAGCGGACAGGCGGGTTTGTCGTGCCATCTTATTACCGTCCAAATCCTTTTGCGGAACAACTGGGGTGTGAACTCGACAGCAACGGCGCCTTGGTAATGGATCCTTTTGGGCGGACTTCTGTGCCCGGCGTTTATGCAGCCGGGGAAAACGTTACCGGCGGCCCTTCATCGCTAATTATTGCAGCAGCAGAAGGAAGCAAGGCGGCGACCGCCGCAAACATGGAGCTGGTTTTGGAACGCTATTGA
- a CDS encoding acetamidase/formamidase family protein codes for MKRFSTEHRITAFSKKHEPAYFVELGEAVAVETMDCYDGQVQDSSTLRGDFDRSRLNPATGPIYINGIQKGDTLCVEVLSIETGDFGIMMAAPGLGPLGEHVTDSTTKILPIRNGQIEFAESLKLPVSSMIGVAGVAPAEGEISTALPGEHGGNLDTKDIKAGNKLYLPVFADGALAAFGDLHAAMGDGELSGTGVETSGVIGLRFTKAPVLIENPLVEDDDFLYFLASAKSYEEAIDTVLYQTAKQLADWLGLPFDDGYRLLSAVCDLKFSQIVNDLVTVRVAVPKSLFAGSFPWEQ; via the coding sequence ATGAAGCGATTTTCAACTGAACATAGAATTACGGCATTTTCAAAAAAACACGAACCGGCATATTTTGTGGAACTGGGTGAGGCAGTGGCGGTGGAAACGATGGATTGCTACGACGGACAGGTGCAGGACAGCTCTACGCTCCGCGGGGATTTTGACAGAAGCCGGCTGAATCCGGCAACCGGGCCCATTTACATTAACGGCATTCAAAAAGGAGACACCTTATGTGTCGAGGTGCTGTCAATCGAAACGGGGGACTTTGGTATCATGATGGCTGCCCCTGGACTTGGTCCGTTGGGCGAGCATGTCACGGATTCGACGACAAAAATTTTGCCGATCCGGAATGGCCAAATAGAGTTTGCCGAATCGCTCAAGTTGCCGGTAAGTTCGATGATCGGTGTGGCCGGCGTTGCGCCGGCGGAAGGGGAAATCTCGACAGCCCTTCCAGGGGAACATGGCGGAAATCTCGATACAAAAGATATCAAAGCGGGCAATAAATTGTATCTGCCTGTGTTTGCAGACGGAGCACTTGCGGCGTTTGGAGATTTGCATGCGGCAATGGGAGACGGGGAACTGAGCGGCACTGGTGTTGAAACAAGCGGAGTTATCGGGCTGCGCTTCACGAAAGCGCCTGTCCTAATTGAAAACCCGCTGGTCGAAGATGACGATTTTCTATACTTCCTTGCCTCTGCAAAATCTTACGAAGAAGCCATCGATACGGTTTTGTACCAGACGGCGAAGCAATTGGCCGACTGGCTCGGTTTGCCGTTTGATGACGGCTACCGTTTATTGAGCGCAGTCTGTGATTTGAAATTCAGCCAGATTGTCAATGACTTGGTGACGGTAAGAGTCGCAGTGCCAAAATCTTTATTTGCCGGTTCTTTTCCTTGGGAGCAATGA
- a CDS encoding AraC family transcriptional regulator yields MDMLKDMNEALRYIEEQLDADIDFEEVAAIAGVSEYHFRKLFSYLSGMSLNSYIRNRRLSQAAFDLQQGGERVLDVAVKYGYDSADGFSRAFRDWSGMNPSEVKNSDLFKVFPKLTFQLIVQGGIDMEYRIVEKEPFKLVGIKKRVPIVFEGENPEIMKMVQSITPEQREQLQQLRNTEVKTVVNASFNFDEGRNIEKGQLDHLIGSITTEDRDFEDFDVVEVPAGSWAVFSSEGPFPQTLQQTWAKIFSEWLPSSHYELEDGPEISFNGGFSNPQKVYSEIWVPVKEMTK; encoded by the coding sequence ATGGATATGCTAAAAGATATGAATGAAGCCTTGCGCTATATTGAAGAACAGTTGGACGCGGACATTGATTTTGAGGAAGTAGCGGCGATTGCAGGTGTTTCGGAATACCATTTCCGCAAATTGTTTTCGTATTTGTCCGGCATGAGCCTGAATTCGTATATCCGAAACCGGCGATTGTCCCAGGCAGCCTTCGATCTGCAGCAGGGCGGCGAGCGGGTATTGGACGTTGCCGTCAAATATGGCTACGATTCAGCGGACGGTTTTAGCCGGGCATTTCGTGACTGGTCTGGCATGAATCCGTCGGAAGTGAAAAATAGCGATTTGTTCAAAGTGTTTCCAAAGCTGACTTTCCAACTGATTGTACAAGGAGGAATTGATATGGAATATCGCATTGTAGAGAAAGAGCCATTTAAATTAGTGGGAATCAAAAAACGCGTGCCGATTGTTTTTGAAGGCGAAAATCCGGAGATCATGAAAATGGTGCAGTCCATTACACCGGAACAGCGGGAGCAGCTGCAGCAATTGCGCAACACGGAAGTGAAAACCGTCGTCAACGCTTCGTTCAATTTTGACGAAGGGCGCAACATCGAAAAAGGGCAATTGGACCATTTGATCGGCTCCATCACGACAGAAGATCGCGATTTTGAAGATTTTGATGTAGTGGAAGTGCCGGCAGGAAGCTGGGCTGTTTTCAGCTCAGAAGGGCCGTTTCCCCAAACGCTCCAACAGACATGGGCGAAAATCTTTTCGGAATGGCTGCCTTCGTCCCATTATGAACTGGAAGACGGACCGGAAATCTCTTTTAACGGCGGCTTTTCAAATCCGCAGAAAGTCTATAGCGAGATTTGGGTTCCAGTGAAAGAAATGACGAAATAA
- a CDS encoding DUF4179 domain-containing protein, whose protein sequence is MSDVKKWLMTDIEDFPEAEVSSSEKKQMHKSLLGKKRKSPWFAKLALAAGIFLASAATATIAFPSLASQIPVLQNIVSYFDGDELIFNHFSEMAQPIGLAKTSNGTTVAIEEAVYDGTSVTISFALKTEKDLGEFPNASGLLEASGAGGSGSATAMEKVDDTTYAGMITMAPDFFFGPPSTLKLSWKPEAFEDMETGTRVAGDWAFEFKLKAIDSEKVPIGKEIFFEGGSYALDKLKLTKLSTVMTLSKDEIDENHYMTDWQLKDDLGNIYPMRFGTGNESRQQFTFEAMDPAASSVTIIPTITYVENFEDEGSPVDASSVSIEIK, encoded by the coding sequence ATGAGTGACGTAAAGAAATGGCTGATGACCGATATTGAAGACTTTCCGGAAGCTGAAGTTTCCAGCTCTGAAAAAAAGCAGATGCACAAAAGCCTCCTCGGCAAAAAGCGCAAATCCCCATGGTTTGCCAAACTCGCACTTGCAGCCGGTATTTTTCTGGCATCCGCTGCTACAGCAACGATCGCTTTTCCTTCACTTGCTTCCCAGATTCCGGTTTTGCAGAATATCGTATCCTATTTTGATGGAGACGAATTGATTTTCAATCATTTCAGTGAAATGGCCCAGCCGATCGGATTGGCAAAGACAAGCAATGGCACGACGGTAGCTATCGAAGAAGCCGTTTACGACGGCACATCGGTCACCATCAGTTTTGCATTGAAGACCGAAAAAGACCTGGGTGAGTTCCCTAACGCAAGCGGCCTGCTGGAAGCATCTGGTGCCGGCGGTTCAGGCTCTGCCACCGCCATGGAGAAAGTGGATGATACAACTTATGCCGGCATGATCACGATGGCTCCGGATTTCTTTTTCGGTCCGCCCAGCACCTTGAAACTTTCTTGGAAACCCGAGGCTTTCGAAGATATGGAAACCGGCACACGCGTAGCTGGAGATTGGGCATTTGAGTTTAAACTCAAAGCCATTGACAGCGAAAAGGTGCCAATCGGCAAAGAGATTTTCTTTGAAGGCGGCAGCTATGCTTTGGATAAACTGAAGTTAACGAAACTGTCCACCGTGATGACGCTGTCGAAAGACGAAATTGATGAAAATCACTATATGACTGATTGGCAATTGAAAGACGACCTCGGAAATATCTATCCTATGCGGTTTGGAACCGGCAACGAGTCCCGGCAACAATTCACCTTTGAAGCCATGGATCCGGCAGCTTCTTCTGTAACCATCATTCCAACCATTACGTATGTTGAGAACTTTGAAGATGAAGGTAGTCCGGTGGATGCTTCTTCCGTATCAATAGAAATAAAATAA
- a CDS encoding sigma-70 family RNA polymerase sigma factor — translation MENFIGRLKRRDEEALAFLIDTYMPFLKGICQHILAKSCGKQAAEECLNDVFLTIWQKSHQFEGSNEDFRKWAGMVAKYKAIDRYRRETKQQLRETLTDENVASGGRHSTEEAVLKNESREEMLVRLHQLPEADRELFLMRYYLDLSNNEIAEALGITLSAVENRLYRGKRKLGHLMERKERFI, via the coding sequence GTGGAGAATTTTATCGGTCGGTTAAAGCGGCGGGATGAAGAAGCCTTGGCATTTTTGATTGATACATACATGCCTTTTCTCAAAGGGATTTGCCAGCATATTCTAGCCAAAAGCTGTGGAAAACAAGCGGCAGAAGAATGCCTGAACGATGTATTCCTGACGATTTGGCAAAAATCCCACCAGTTTGAAGGCAGCAATGAGGATTTCCGCAAATGGGCTGGCATGGTTGCCAAATACAAAGCAATCGACCGGTATCGCCGGGAGACAAAACAGCAGCTGCGGGAAACATTGACCGATGAGAATGTGGCAAGCGGCGGCCGGCACTCCACGGAAGAAGCCGTCCTGAAGAACGAATCACGCGAGGAAATGCTGGTCCGGCTCCATCAACTGCCGGAAGCAGACCGTGAATTGTTTTTGATGCGGTATTATTTGGACCTGTCAAACAATGAAATTGCAGAAGCACTCGGCATCACCCTTTCTGCAGTCGAAAACCGGCTCTACCGCGGCAAGAGGAAACTGGGGCATTTGATGGAACGAAAGGAGCGATTCATATGA